In Pajaroellobacter abortibovis, the following are encoded in one genomic region:
- a CDS encoding lipid II:glycine glycyltransferase FemX, with product MKIIFKKSLSQEEEIAYDRFVATARHAHYTQSRTWIRMATCYGFTSVYHFMVYQERGVIGAGLVLRRCIGGIPLPMAWIHRGPVVEDWGHFKTVLDALIATTQRHGVMHLSLMPYGFGEDVEKVEETLRSFRFSHRFTYDGSYVRTLHVPISAIQSDDDMLMRMNKKARVVVQQARRMGITVRQGDPSDVQHLDAFYCSMMGLQGKQSRAKAWFQALYHVMALRSSTALFVAEEKRELVSVIVVVQHNTTSTFIRGASTPLSKPYTKMALPLFHAMCWARDRGCTTFDLGGVPLAEDPDSKRRQIAFFKRQFSNRETPLVREHVRWF from the coding sequence ATGAAAATCATTTTTAAAAAGTCGCTATCTCAGGAGGAGGAGATAGCATACGATAGGTTTGTTGCTACGGCCCGACATGCTCACTATACGCAAAGCCGTACGTGGATCCGTATGGCAACTTGTTATGGATTCACTTCTGTCTATCACTTCATGGTGTATCAAGAGAGAGGGGTCATTGGTGCTGGTCTGGTCTTGCGTAGGTGTATAGGTGGTATTCCGCTACCCATGGCATGGATTCATCGCGGCCCTGTTGTAGAGGACTGGGGACATTTCAAAACAGTGCTTGATGCATTAATTGCTACAACGCAACGTCATGGAGTCATGCATCTTTCGCTCATGCCCTATGGTTTCGGTGAGGATGTTGAGAAAGTGGAAGAAACTCTCCGATCCTTCAGATTTTCCCATCGATTTACTTATGATGGATCATATGTCAGGACGTTGCATGTTCCGATTAGTGCGATCCAATCGGATGATGATATGCTGATGAGAATGAATAAGAAAGCGCGTGTAGTGGTTCAACAGGCGCGGAGAATGGGGATTACAGTGCGTCAGGGGGATCCATCGGATGTTCAACATCTCGATGCTTTCTACTGTTCTATGATGGGATTGCAAGGCAAACAGTCCCGAGCCAAAGCTTGGTTTCAAGCGCTTTATCATGTGATGGCTCTTCGTTCTTCAACAGCTCTCTTTGTTGCGGAAGAGAAAAGAGAGCTGGTTTCTGTGATTGTGGTGGTTCAGCACAACACGACATCTACTTTTATACGAGGGGCGAGTACTCCTCTCTCTAAACCTTATACGAAGATGGCGCTTCCGCTCTTTCACGCGATGTGTTGGGCTCGCGATCGGGGATGTACTACATTTGACTTGGGCGGCGTTCCCCTTGCTGAAGATCCTGATTCCAAGCGGCGACAGATCGCGTTCTTCAAACGCCAATTCAGTAACCGCGAGACTCCTCTTGTGCGTGAGCATGTGCGATGGTTCTAG
- a CDS encoding glycosyltransferase, with the protein MSLRVVHVVGAGTVGGAERMLLDLMTHSNSKEIQHTLVLFSSHPALNAFFRQAENNIYEGRILKESPIHFLQRAWGKEDMAFLVDVCRREKAQILHLHTFGSHVLGARAARHLGLKMIRTDHSMRVYQDLSCWVFSRWALAYCHALVSVSHAVQQKTLERASWLRIPMHVIHNGINTDHFFSVPLPDWTEASEESFSFVLVARLEPRKQIDRALRAIAGLPRARLHIVGDGPEKESLYRQATALGLQERVVFWGFQQDVRPAIAQAHVGLSSSSEEGLGLSLLEVMALGRPVVAPRVGGIPEIVEHEKTGYLADSSTVDHLQQMMKRMMAIPAQERARLGTAARKFVVEHASVEKMCAAYAQVYASLLSPTMDESR; encoded by the coding sequence ATGAGCTTGCGCGTTGTTCATGTGGTAGGAGCGGGGACTGTAGGGGGAGCCGAGAGAATGTTGTTGGACTTGATGACTCATTCGAACTCCAAAGAAATTCAACATACTCTCGTTCTTTTTTCATCTCATCCTGCACTGAATGCTTTTTTTAGGCAAGCAGAGAACAACATCTACGAGGGGAGAATTCTCAAAGAGAGCCCTATCCATTTTCTTCAACGTGCGTGGGGAAAAGAAGATATGGCTTTTCTTGTGGATGTGTGTCGTCGTGAGAAGGCGCAGATTCTCCATCTTCACACGTTCGGCTCTCATGTTCTCGGAGCCCGAGCTGCTCGCCACTTAGGGCTCAAAATGATCCGCACCGATCATTCGATGCGTGTGTATCAAGACCTTTCCTGTTGGGTGTTCTCCCGTTGGGCTCTTGCTTATTGTCATGCGCTTGTCTCTGTAAGCCATGCAGTCCAGCAAAAAACACTCGAGCGGGCCTCTTGGCTTCGCATTCCGATGCATGTGATCCACAATGGGATCAATACCGATCATTTTTTTTCCGTGCCTCTCCCCGATTGGACTGAAGCTAGTGAAGAGTCTTTCTCTTTTGTATTGGTCGCTCGTCTAGAGCCTCGCAAACAGATTGATCGCGCCCTGCGAGCGATTGCGGGTTTACCTCGCGCGCGCTTGCACATTGTAGGGGATGGCCCAGAGAAAGAATCGCTATATCGTCAAGCAACAGCTCTTGGCTTGCAGGAGCGGGTAGTCTTCTGGGGATTTCAGCAGGATGTTCGTCCAGCGATTGCCCAGGCTCATGTAGGATTGTCGTCTTCTTCTGAAGAAGGTCTTGGTTTAAGTTTGCTTGAAGTCATGGCTCTTGGAAGACCTGTTGTCGCTCCGCGGGTAGGGGGAATCCCCGAAATTGTAGAGCATGAAAAAACAGGCTATTTAGCAGATTCTTCTACAGTCGATCATTTGCAACAAATGATGAAGCGTATGATGGCAATCCCTGCTCAAGAGCGCGCTCGTTTGGGTACTGCGGCACGAAAGTTTGTGGTAGAGCATGCTTCTGTAGAGAAAATGTGCGCAGCTTATGCTCAAGTATATGCCTCCTTGCTCTCTCCAACGATGGATGAAAGCAGATGA
- a CDS encoding 30S ribosomal protein S1 yields the protein MATVLSSNRSRSVHFDPAKIPSLSSRERGTFAELFEASLRQEGLGKEGDIVKGTVIALRHGHVVIDIGGKSEGMIQVSEFTDAQGQVTVKPGDQVDVYIQNRENDDGLITLSKEKADAMKVWDEILSACERDQLIDGTINKRVKGGLSVMIRGGVQAFLPGSQVDLRPIRNLDKLIGQTYQFTVIKFNKKRGNIVLSRRALLEKERDEVKAKTLGALEKDKIVKGVIKNITEYGAFVDLGGVDGLLHITDMSWGRVNHPNELFQLGDEVTLVVLNYNAENERVSLGLKQVQENPWNHAEEAYPPGKKVQGKIMSIADYGAFVELEPGVEGLIHVSEMSWTKKVKHPSKLLEIGQEVECQVLEVDAKNKRISLGIKQLEPDPWNLFIEKYHPGDKVVGKVRSLTDYGVFVGIEEGVDGMIHRTDISWTLKINNPADFYQKGEDVEAIILSINHDEKKVSLGVRQLFDDPWPALLNEFASGQHASARVIAVLDHGLFVKIRDGIEAHIPSSELITEGENRLQSYQKGDKIEAQVANIDTQERRLTLSMRWNEVDVQSSFSESNPGATTASNKNEKVARAKKASEEKPAVAGSIGELIKQKLGEKFGLSDDPEKEKV from the coding sequence ATGGCCACTGTCCTATCGTCCAACCGTTCTCGATCCGTGCATTTTGACCCTGCGAAGATTCCTTCTCTCTCTTCGAGAGAGAGAGGAACGTTTGCCGAATTGTTTGAAGCGAGTCTTCGTCAAGAGGGATTAGGGAAAGAAGGGGATATTGTCAAAGGTACGGTGATCGCTCTTCGCCACGGTCATGTTGTCATCGATATCGGTGGCAAAAGCGAGGGGATGATCCAGGTTAGCGAATTTACCGATGCGCAAGGGCAGGTAACGGTTAAGCCCGGCGATCAAGTCGATGTTTACATTCAGAATCGTGAAAACGATGATGGTCTCATCACGCTTTCCAAAGAAAAAGCGGATGCGATGAAGGTTTGGGATGAAATTTTAAGCGCTTGTGAGCGCGATCAGCTGATCGATGGAACAATTAACAAACGTGTGAAAGGTGGCTTGTCAGTTATGATTCGAGGCGGAGTCCAAGCCTTTCTTCCAGGGAGTCAGGTCGATCTCCGCCCGATTCGCAACCTCGATAAATTGATCGGTCAAACCTATCAGTTTACCGTGATCAAATTTAATAAAAAGAGGGGTAATATTGTCCTTTCTCGCCGCGCGTTACTTGAGAAAGAGCGAGATGAAGTCAAAGCCAAGACGCTTGGGGCTCTTGAGAAAGATAAGATCGTCAAGGGGGTGATCAAGAATATCACTGAATATGGCGCATTCGTCGATTTGGGAGGTGTGGATGGCTTGCTCCATATCACGGATATGTCTTGGGGCCGTGTGAACCACCCCAATGAGCTTTTTCAACTCGGAGATGAGGTGACGCTTGTCGTTCTCAATTACAATGCAGAGAACGAGCGCGTGAGCCTCGGTCTCAAGCAGGTTCAAGAGAATCCGTGGAATCATGCTGAAGAGGCTTATCCGCCAGGGAAAAAGGTGCAAGGAAAGATCATGTCGATTGCCGACTATGGTGCTTTCGTTGAACTTGAGCCCGGTGTGGAGGGGTTGATTCACGTCAGTGAGATGAGTTGGACCAAGAAAGTCAAGCATCCTTCCAAACTGCTCGAGATCGGGCAGGAAGTGGAGTGCCAAGTGCTCGAGGTTGATGCGAAGAACAAACGCATCTCTCTCGGTATTAAGCAACTTGAACCAGATCCCTGGAATTTATTTATCGAAAAGTATCATCCAGGGGATAAAGTTGTCGGCAAAGTCCGCTCCTTGACTGACTATGGCGTCTTTGTTGGGATTGAAGAAGGGGTCGATGGGATGATCCATCGCACTGACATCTCTTGGACACTCAAGATTAACAACCCTGCTGATTTTTATCAAAAAGGGGAAGATGTAGAAGCGATCATTCTCTCTATCAATCACGATGAGAAGAAAGTTTCACTCGGTGTTCGCCAGCTGTTTGACGATCCATGGCCTGCGTTGCTGAATGAGTTCGCATCGGGGCAGCATGCTTCAGCCAGAGTGATCGCTGTGCTAGACCATGGTTTATTTGTCAAGATCCGGGACGGGATCGAAGCGCATATCCCTTCGAGTGAGTTGATTACGGAAGGAGAGAATAGACTTCAATCGTATCAGAAAGGGGATAAGATTGAAGCGCAGGTGGCTAACATTGATACCCAAGAACGCCGTTTGACTCTCTCTATGCGATGGAATGAGGTAGATGTTCAGTCCTCCTTCTCGGAATCCAATCCAGGAGCAACGACAGCTTCTAACAAAAATGAAAAGGTAGCTCGCGCTAAAAAAGCTTCCGAAGAGAAGCCAGCTGTTGCTGGAAGCATTGGTGAGTTGATCAAGCAGAAGTTGGGGGAGAAGTTCGGTCTTTCGGATGATCCAGAAAAAGAGAAGGTTTAA
- a CDS encoding glycosyltransferase family 4 protein codes for MQSIKSPQKKIRVLFLNDTARNGGPGRSLATLLGRLDTDRIERLVLLPREGVIADHLRTRQVADQLIFLPQFVENPIEPWNRSIERSDFDALWFQKAYRFAGNMVRGALSIQKIAALAEEKRCHLLYCNGTSANFAGALASLLDARLPVLWHARYTSIAKPLAPLHRALTSTSIVRKIVCVSRATADLFDFCREKVRVVHNAIETDEFMGPSPVLRLRSGLHLSAETCIFGSHGRILPSKGYKAMIEAAHLALQKMSPEEQNRCHFVILGDTPDDFRINHLAECQSLAHELGIAHKVSFLGFQSDIRPFIGDIDVAVVPSLYPDPFPRSVLESMALAKPVIAFNLGGIVEMIENGKNGTLLDSSSLPTQSLAAAYLMYLRNPLLRKEQGEAGRKKVLEQFDAKTHAEIIQQEIFQILMS; via the coding sequence ATGCAATCAATCAAAAGCCCCCAGAAGAAAATCAGAGTCCTCTTTCTCAACGACACAGCCCGCAATGGCGGGCCCGGTCGAAGCCTCGCAACCCTCCTCGGACGATTAGATACCGATCGCATTGAACGACTCGTGCTCCTCCCGCGTGAAGGGGTAATCGCCGATCATCTGCGTACCCGTCAAGTCGCCGACCAACTCATTTTTCTCCCGCAGTTTGTAGAAAATCCAATAGAACCTTGGAATCGCTCCATCGAACGCAGCGATTTCGATGCCCTGTGGTTTCAAAAAGCATACCGATTCGCTGGAAACATGGTAAGAGGAGCACTTTCAATCCAAAAAATCGCTGCGCTTGCAGAAGAAAAGAGATGTCACCTTCTCTACTGCAATGGAACGAGCGCCAATTTCGCTGGAGCATTGGCTAGCCTTCTCGATGCACGCCTCCCCGTCCTCTGGCATGCTCGCTACACGTCGATAGCGAAACCGCTCGCCCCTCTTCATCGAGCACTTACAAGTACCTCTATCGTACGAAAGATCGTATGTGTTTCAAGGGCAACCGCTGACCTTTTCGATTTTTGTAGAGAAAAGGTACGCGTGGTCCACAACGCGATCGAGACCGATGAATTTATGGGGCCTTCCCCAGTTCTGCGCTTGCGATCAGGACTTCATCTATCCGCTGAAACCTGTATCTTCGGAAGCCACGGGCGGATCCTCCCCTCCAAAGGATATAAGGCAATGATCGAAGCAGCGCATCTCGCTCTCCAAAAGATGTCCCCAGAGGAACAAAATCGATGTCATTTTGTGATCCTGGGAGACACCCCTGACGACTTTCGCATCAATCATCTCGCAGAGTGCCAATCGCTCGCTCATGAACTCGGGATCGCTCACAAAGTGAGTTTTCTGGGCTTTCAATCGGATATCAGGCCTTTCATTGGCGACATCGATGTGGCAGTCGTCCCTAGCCTGTATCCCGATCCTTTTCCGCGCTCTGTGCTCGAATCGATGGCTCTCGCTAAACCAGTGATCGCTTTCAATTTGGGAGGCATCGTTGAGATGATCGAAAACGGGAAGAACGGAACGCTTCTTGACAGTTCTTCCCTTCCTACACAATCTCTCGCAGCAGCCTACCTCATGTACTTACGCAATCCTCTTCTCAGAAAGGAACAGGGTGAAGCAGGACGGAAAAAAGTGTTGGAACAGTTCGATGCAAAGACACACGCAGAGATCATTCAGCAAGAAATCTTCCAGATCCTCATGTCATGA